Within bacterium, the genomic segment GTCCCTCGCTGACGCATTCCGGCAGAGGTTGGCGGCAACGCGCGAGCGGGCGCGGGCCCTCGGACACGCGTTGGTCGGGCCGCATCGGGATGACATCAGAATCGCGCGGGGCGACCGCGAGTTACGGAAGTTCGGCTCCGTCGGCGAGCAGCGGCTGGCCGGCATCGCCTTGCGGTTGGCCGAGGCGGACATGATTCTCTCCGCAGGCAGGCAACGGCCGGTGTTTCTGCTGGACGAGGTCGCGTCAGAGCTGGATGAGCAGCGGAGCCGGATGGTGCTCGCGATGGTGGCGGAGAGAGGGCAGATGGTGTACGCAGCAGCGAGAAGAATGCAGGATTCAAGGATTCGAGGATTCAAGGATTCTAGTGACGCGGACTCGTGCCGGGATAGCTCTGTTTCACTTGACCCCTCGAATCCTGGACCCCTTGATTCCTTTGGCGGAAAGGAATTCCATGTCGAGGCAGGGAAGGTCTCGGAGCTTTCGTAGCGTAGGTAGCGTGCTGCCACGCGTCCTGAAGGGGTTGAAGCTCGACAAGGTGCTGGCCTCGCAGCGGGCCGTGACGCTTTGGCCGGAGATAGCCGGGCCGAAAACCGCCGCACACACGCGCGCGCTTGAGGTGGATGGCAGCACCCTCGTGGTTATCGCCGACAGCCAGGCGTGGATGACGCAGCTCCGGTTCCTGAAGCCGCAACTGCTGAGGAAGATCGAGACGCGCATGGGAGCGGGGTTGGTCAGCGACGTACGATTCGTGCTCGGACGCGCACGCACCGCGCATTGATTCCTCACGCCCATGCCTCTCCTCAGTGAGTAGAGGGAGAGCGAAGCGAGGGTGAAGATGATAAGCAAGGACAGACCAGCATTCAGAAACCAGAGACGAGAATGCAGAGTCGCAGAAACGAGCCGGGATGCCGGCCTACAGAGGCGAAATTGAGCTTGATTATTAGGCGTCAGAGAGTATCATAAGGCCCCATGGCAGAAGCCTACAATGCAGCACAAATCCATGTCTTAAAAGGTCTCGAAGCTGTCCGGCACCGGCCCGCGATGTACATCGGCGACATCGGGGTCCGGGGTATGCATCACCTGATTTACGAGGTGGTGGACAACGCGATTGATGAGGCGCTGGCCGGCTTCTGCGACGAGATAACCGTGACAATCCACTCGGATGACGAGGTGTCGGTTCTGGACAACGGCCGCGGCATTCCGGTGGACATGCATCCGACCGAGAAGCGGTCGGCGCTCGACGTGGTGTTGACCGTGCTGCATTCCGGGGCGAAGTTCGAGCACAAGGTTTACCAGATTTCGGGCGGGCTGCACGGCGTGGGTGTGTCGGTGGTGAACGCGCTGTCCGAGCACCTGGCCGCGGAGGTCTACCGGGACGGCAAGGCTTACCGGATGGACTTCGAGCGCGGCAAGGCGCAGGGCGACCTGCAGGTCATCGGCAAGACGAAGCTGCAGGGAACCCTCATCCGGTTCAAGCCCGACGCGCAGATTTTCAAGAAGGTCGAGTTCAAGGGCGAGGTCATCCAGGCGCGGATGCGCGAACTTGCCTACCTGAACAAGGACATCAAGATAAACCTGAAAGATGAGCGGACGGGCACGTCGGAGACGTTCCACTACCCGAATGGCCTGGCTGACTTCGTGAAGTTCCTCGACACCGGCCGGACTGCGCTGCACAAGCCGGTGATGATTGAGGAGGACCGGAACGGAATGCACGTCGACGTGGCGTTCGAGTACAACGACGGCTACGTCGAGTCGATCTTCTCGTTCGCCAATACCATAAACACCCACGAGGGCGGCACCCACCTTTCCGGTTTCAAGTCGGCGCTCACGCGTACGCTCGGCGAGTACGCGCGCAAGTCCAACGCCCTGAAGGAAGGGGACGAGCTGACCGGCGAGGATACCCGTGAGGGGCTGACCGCGGTGGTGTCCGTCAAGATCGGCGACCCGCAGTTCGAGGGCCAGACCAAGACCAAGCTCGGCAACGGTGAGGCCAAGAGCGTGGTCGAGACGGTGGTGAACGAGAAGCTGGCCCAGTACTTCGAAGAGAACCCGCGCTTTGCGAACCGGATTGTCGAGAAGGTGCTGACCGCGGCCAAGGCGCGGATGGCGGCGCGGAAGGCGCGCGACCTGACCCGGCGGCGCTCGCTGCTCGAGTCCGACAGCCTGCCCGGGAAGCTCGCCGACTGCTCCTGCGAGGACCCGGCCTCAAGCGAACTCTACATCGTCGAGGGCGACTCGGCCGGCGGTTCGGCCAAGCAGGGACGGAACCGGGAATTCCAGGCAATACTGCCGTTGCGCGGCAAGATCCTGAACGTCGAGAAGTCGAACCTGAACAAGATACTCTCGAACAACGAAATCCGCACGCTCATTTCCGCGGTCGGCGCGGGCATCGGCGAGGAGGACTTCGACGCGCAGAAGGCACGTTACCACAAGATTGTCATCATGACCGACGCGGACGTCGACGGTTCCCACATCCGGGTCCTGCTGCTGACGTTCTTCTACCGGTTCATGCAGCCGCTGATCGAGGCGGGCTACGTCTACATCGCCCAGCCGCCGCTGTACAAAGTGAAGCAGGGCAAGACCGAGAACTACCTGTACAGCGACGAGGCCCTCGCGAGCCTTTCCAGCAAGAACAAGGGTACCGCGTTCGACATCCAGCGGTACAAGGGCCTCGGCGAGATGAACCCGGAGCAGCTCTGGGAGACGACCATGAATCCGGACAAGCGGACGCTCAAGCGCGTCGCGATGGAAGACGCGACCGAGGCCGATGCCGTGTTCCGGATGCTGATGGGCGACGAGGTCGAGCCGCGCCGTGACTTCATCGAGAAGAACGCGGCGCATGTCGAGAACCTTGACGTGTAGCGACCAACGGTCGCTATACGTAATTTCTAATTCCCAATTCCTAATTCCCAACGAACCAGGAAATGACCGAGGATGAATTCCTGATTGCCAGTCCCTAATCAATGAGGAAATGACGAAGCACCAATCCGGCTCGCCTTTCGGTCATTGGTCATTGAGAATTGATTGGTCATTAGGAATTGAGACTTGGTCATTGAAGCCGAGGACCGTAAGAACAGCCTATTGAGGGACAGCATAACTTCATAACCGGGAGGCAAATGTGGCTGACAGAAAACTTCTGCGTGAACTGACCGAGGCGTTTGGACCGTCGGGTTTTGAGACCGAATCGGCGAACATCATGGCGCGGGAACTTGCCGGCGCGGGCAAGGTCGCCCGCGACGGCCTGGGTAGCGTTGTCTGCAAGGTCGCCGGCTCGTCCGAGCGGCCGCGCATCATGGTGTCGGCGCACATGGACGAAGTCGGGTTTATGGTGAAGTCCATCACCACCGATGGCTATGTCAGATTCCTGCCGATCGGTGGCTGGTGGCCGCAGGTGCTGCTCGGCCAGCGCGTGCTGGTGCGGACCCGCAAGGGCGATTTCCCCGGGGTCATCGGTTCGAAAGCGCCGCATGAATTGTCCGATGAGGAGAAGAAACAACTGCCGGATATCGACCGGATGTTCATCGACCTGGGCTGCGCCGAGGGGTTCGACGTCAAGATGAAACTCGGCGTGCGTCCCGGCGACCCGATCGTGCCGGTATCACCTTACGTCGAGCTCGGTAAGAACCTGATGATGGCCAAGGCGTGGGACGACCGCGGCGGCTGCGGGATCGTGATTGAGACCGCCCGGGCGCTGGAGGGGAAGAAGCACCCGAACACCGTCTTCCTGGTGGGCAGCGTGCAAGAGGAAGTCGGCCTGCGCGGGGCGCGGACCGCGGCCGAGGTGGTGCAGCCGGACGTGGCGCTGGCGCTCGACGTTTCGCTCTGCTACGAGCACCCGGACAAGGCTCGTAAGGGCGTGACCGAGCGGCTGGGCAACGGCGCCGCCATCCTCGTCCACGACAGCACGATGATTCCCAATACGCGGCTGCGCGACTGGGTGATTGACCTCGCTGAGAAGAAGCGCATCAAGTACCACCTGACGACCGTGCGCGGCGGGTATGACACAGGCGTTATTCACATCCATCGTTCGGGTGTGCCGTCGCTCGCCATCGGCTGGCCGACCCGTTACATCCACGCCCACACCGGCATCATCTCCGCAACGGACTACGACGCGACCGTAAAACTCCTGACCGCCATCATCGAGAACCTCGATGAGGCGGTCAGTAAGAGTCTGCGGTCTTTCTAGCTAATGCGTTCCGTAGCCGCCACCTGACCCGAAGCTGGTCAGGATCGACAGGTACGGCATGATGATGGCGATGATCAGGAAGATGACGCCGATACCCATGAAGAGAATCATTATCGGCTCGATCATCGCGGTCAGGTTCTTGACCGCGTACTCGACTTCCGAGTCGTAGTAGTCCGATACCTGTTTGAGCATCTCGTCCAGAGCACCTGATTCCTCGCCGGTCGCAACCATCTGAACTACCATGACCGGGAACACGCCGAGCTCCCGCATCGGCGCGGCCAGGCCGCGACCGCGGCGGACCGACTCCGACAGCTTGTCGACCGCTGCGCCCATGTAGGAATTGCCGACGGTCTTGGCAACCAGGCCCAGGCTGCGCAGGATGGGCAGTCCCGTGCGGTCCAGGGTTTCGAACATCCGCGCGAACCGCGAGAGCGCCATCTTGTAAAAGATGGGCCCGAATACCGGTATCCGCAGCTTAAGCCGGTCCCACCAGAGGCGTCCGGCCGCCGTCCGGATGAACAGGTAGAACAGGATCGCGGTACCGGCGACGAGCAGCAGGAGGATGTACCAGAAGTGGGACATGAAGTTCGTGAAGGCGATGAGGATCTTCGTCGGCAGCGGCATCTTGCCGCCCACCTGAGTGAGCAGCATGGTGAACTTCGGCAGCACGAACGTCGCGAGTACGACGATGGCGCCGACGAAACCCACCATCAGGATGATAGGATAGCGCATCGCCGCGCCGACGTCCGACCCCAGCTTGCGATCGTGCTCCAGCAGCAGCGAGAGACGGTCGAGGATGTCGTCCAACACACCGCCCGTCTCGCCGGCCCAGATGGAGTTGACGTAGATCTCGTTGAAAACCCGGGGGTGTTTGGACATCGCCGCCGAGAGCGCGGTACCGCCCATCAGGTCTTTGCGGATCGCGTCGAGCGCGCGGGCGAGCGGCTTGGCCTTGGTCTGGGCCTGCAGCGCGCCGATGGCCGAGAGCATCGGCAGGCCGGCGCGGTGCAGGGTCACGAACTGCCGGGTGAAGTTGATGAGGTCAACCGGCTTGGTTCGCTCGAAGAAGCGGCCGATGTCGATGCTGATGTTGGCCGACTTCTTTTCCTCGCGGATCGTAATGGGCACGTACTGAAACGAGTCGAGGCGTTCGACGATCGTGTTGATGTCGCCGCCCTCGAGTGTGCCGGATATGATCTTACCTTCTTTGTCGCGGACTTTGTAGCGGAATACTGGCATATCCTTCGCTCCTCTAGTTACTCAGTCCGTTCGGCTTCATCCATCAGTTCTTCGATGGTGGTGACGCCGGAGACGACCTTGGAGATGCCGTCTTCCCAGAGCGTCTTCATGCCGAACTCACGGGCCAGCGCGCGAATGGCGGCGGTCGGCGGCCGCGTGACTATCATCTCGCGGAGGCGGTCGTTGATCTTCATCACTTCGAAAATACCGATTCGGCCCCGGTAGCCGGTGTTACGGCACCGTTCGCAACCTTTGCCCCGGTAGAACTTGGTACCGGGCGGCAACTCCAGTTCCTCAAGCAGCTTGGCCGGCGGGTCGTAGTCTTCCTTGCACTTCGGGCAGATCTGCCGCACCAGCCGCTGCGCGACCGTGCCTTCCATGGCGGACGCGACCAGGAATGGCTCGATACC encodes:
- a CDS encoding M42 family metallopeptidase, which encodes MADRKLLRELTEAFGPSGFETESANIMARELAGAGKVARDGLGSVVCKVAGSSERPRIMVSAHMDEVGFMVKSITTDGYVRFLPIGGWWPQVLLGQRVLVRTRKGDFPGVIGSKAPHELSDEEKKQLPDIDRMFIDLGCAEGFDVKMKLGVRPGDPIVPVSPYVELGKNLMMAKAWDDRGGCGIVIETARALEGKKHPNTVFLVGSVQEEVGLRGARTAAEVVQPDVALALDVSLCYEHPDKARKGVTERLGNGAAILVHDSTMIPNTRLRDWVIDLAEKKRIKYHLTTVRGGYDTGVIHIHRSGVPSLAIGWPTRYIHAHTGIISATDYDATVKLLTAIIENLDEAVSKSLRSF
- the gyrB gene encoding DNA topoisomerase (ATP-hydrolyzing) subunit B; this encodes MAEAYNAAQIHVLKGLEAVRHRPAMYIGDIGVRGMHHLIYEVVDNAIDEALAGFCDEITVTIHSDDEVSVLDNGRGIPVDMHPTEKRSALDVVLTVLHSGAKFEHKVYQISGGLHGVGVSVVNALSEHLAAEVYRDGKAYRMDFERGKAQGDLQVIGKTKLQGTLIRFKPDAQIFKKVEFKGEVIQARMRELAYLNKDIKINLKDERTGTSETFHYPNGLADFVKFLDTGRTALHKPVMIEEDRNGMHVDVAFEYNDGYVESIFSFANTINTHEGGTHLSGFKSALTRTLGEYARKSNALKEGDELTGEDTREGLTAVVSVKIGDPQFEGQTKTKLGNGEAKSVVETVVNEKLAQYFEENPRFANRIVEKVLTAAKARMAARKARDLTRRRSLLESDSLPGKLADCSCEDPASSELYIVEGDSAGGSAKQGRNREFQAILPLRGKILNVEKSNLNKILSNNEIRTLISAVGAGIGEEDFDAQKARYHKIVIMTDADVDGSHIRVLLLTFFYRFMQPLIEAGYVYIAQPPLYKVKQGKTENYLYSDEALASLSSKNKGTAFDIQRYKGLGEMNPEQLWETTMNPDKRTLKRVAMEDATEADAVFRMLMGDEVEPRRDFIEKNAAHVENLDV
- a CDS encoding type II secretion system F family protein encodes the protein MPVFRYKVRDKEGKIISGTLEGGDINTIVERLDSFQYVPITIREEKKSANISIDIGRFFERTKPVDLINFTRQFVTLHRAGLPMLSAIGALQAQTKAKPLARALDAIRKDLMGGTALSAAMSKHPRVFNEIYVNSIWAGETGGVLDDILDRLSLLLEHDRKLGSDVGAAMRYPIILMVGFVGAIVVLATFVLPKFTMLLTQVGGKMPLPTKILIAFTNFMSHFWYILLLLVAGTAILFYLFIRTAAGRLWWDRLKLRIPVFGPIFYKMALSRFARMFETLDRTGLPILRSLGLVAKTVGNSYMGAAVDKLSESVRRGRGLAAPMRELGVFPVMVVQMVATGEESGALDEMLKQVSDYYDSEVEYAVKNLTAMIEPIMILFMGIGVIFLIIAIIMPYLSILTSFGSGGGYGTH
- a CDS encoding DUF721 domain-containing protein, which codes for MLPRVLKGLKLDKVLASQRAVTLWPEIAGPKTAAHTRALEVDGSTLVVIADSQAWMTQLRFLKPQLLRKIETRMGAGLVSDVRFVLGRARTAH